AAGAGGCCCTCTGCCGCCTCGGCCGTACCAAAGGCATGGGGGTGGGGCTCGCCGCCGGCCAGAAGCACCGGGCCTGAGCGCCATTCTTTAACACAACTTTTCCTCCGATTTCACGATAAGATCGAAAGGTCCTGCGATCTCCGGAGGAAGCCTCGTTGTCCCGACGCACCCGCACCGTTCTAGCGCTCGTCCTCTCGGCCCTCACGGCCGCGACGGCGGGCTGCGGGCTGGGCGGGGCTTCGGGCGTGAGCCCCACCGCCCATCAGCTCTCGAGCGCAGGCAAGATGCCGGCCGGCACCTACTCGACCCGACGCGTTCTCGTCTCCTTCAAGGCGGGCCAGGAGGCCGCCGGCAAAGAGAGCCTGAAGGCACGCCTCGGCATGCGCGTGGTCCAGGACATGCCCCAGCTGGGCATGAGCGTGCTCGCCCTCCCCGCCGCTGCCCAGCGCGAGAGCGCCATGGCCGCCATCGCCGCCCAGCCTGCCGTCACCTCGGTCGAGGCCGACGTCCGGATGCGCGCGGGCTACCGCCCCCAGGATCCCCAGTCGAGCCTCGGCAGCTTCAGCGGCCTGTACGTGGGCTTCCGCTCGGCACTGTTCCGGGCGTGGGATGCGACCCTCGGCGACCCCAGGGTGGTGGTCGCGGTGGTCGACACCGGGGTGGACATCACCCACCCCGACCTGCGCGATCGCGTCGTGACGGGCAGGAACTTCGTCACCCAGATCGAGGAGGACCAGGACGACGGCACCACCAAGCTGGTGGACCTACCGGATAAGGGCCCCCTGGACGACAACGGCCACGGCACCCACGTGGCGGGCATCATCGCGGCCGCCGAGAACCTGCAGGGCATCACCGGCATGGCCCCGCGCTGCAAGATCATGCCGATCAAGAGCCTCGCCTACAACGAGAGCGGCTTCTCCAGCGACGTGGCGATGGGCGTGGTGTGGGCGGTGGACCACGGCGCCCACGTGATCAACATGAGCCTCGGGGCCTACGGCGGCTCGAAGGCCCTCGAGAAGGCCGTGGCCTACGCCCTCTCGAAGAACGTGACGGTGGTCGCCGCCATGGGCAACGACCGCGCCGACGCCGATGCCGGCTTCGGCCTGAGCCCGAGCTACCCCGCCGCCCTGCCCGGGGTGATCGCGGTGGGGGCGACCGACGGCGACGACAAGAGCGCCTACTTCTCCAACGCGGGGCGCTGGATCTCGGTCTCAGCGCCCGGCGACGGGATCCTCTCGACCACCCCGACCTACCCGGTCCATGGCTTCGTCGCCCAGGACTACGACGAGATGAGCGGCACCTCCATGGCAACCCCGTTCGTCGCGGGCCTCACGGCCCTCATGCTCAGCCTCACGCCGAACCTCACCCCCCAGCAGCTCAAGGGCCGCCTCGAGGCGAGCGCCGACGACGTGGGGACGCCGGGCTTCGACACCGCCACCGGCCACGGCCGCATCAACCCGATGCGCGCCCTGGGCATGAAGTAGCGACCACCCCTTGCCTTGGGCGCCCCAGCGCCTATGATGGCCCCGGCTCCCCTCGACGGGGAGCAGCGCCTGCGGCTTTTCCGTAGGGCAGCGAGAGATAGGGGCAGCGCAGGCAAGGAGACCTCGAACGACATCTCTCGCTGTCCCGAAGGAAAGACTTTGGGGAGGCTCGCATGCGCATCCGCTCGCTTACTCCGTTCGCCCTCGCCGCGATCGTAGCACTCGCAGGCTGCCAGCAGGGGAAGCCCGCCCCGAAGGGCGGCGGCGGTGGCGGTCCCGGGGCCGCCTACAACCCTGCCGACCAGCCCGCCGCCAACCCGCTCAGCTCACAGGGGCCCGTGGTCTCGGGTGGACGCCTGCAACGCTCGGAGGGCGGGATCAACGCGGGGGCCTACGGCCCCACCCCGCCCGAAGGGGTGAGAGGCTCGGGCAGCGCCTACAACCCCAACCCGGTGGCCCGTAGCAAGCGGCAACAGTACAACCAGCAGCAAAAGCACTAGCCGCCGGCTTTGCCGCCCGGTAAGGCTCGCTACCCTCCTGCGGGATGATAAGATGGGACGGCACCGTACCGCCCCGGTGGCATCCCGACAGGAGCGGCCATGCTGACCCCCGCCTATCCCGCGCTCTCGGGCAAGATCTTCGGCTTCAACGCGGAGCGCGACGCCATCGTCGCGGACGTGGTCGCACGCGAGTACGCGCGCAAGGC
Above is a window of bacterium DNA encoding:
- a CDS encoding S8 family serine peptidase, yielding MSRRTRTVLALVLSALTAATAGCGLGGASGVSPTAHQLSSAGKMPAGTYSTRRVLVSFKAGQEAAGKESLKARLGMRVVQDMPQLGMSVLALPAAAQRESAMAAIAAQPAVTSVEADVRMRAGYRPQDPQSSLGSFSGLYVGFRSALFRAWDATLGDPRVVVAVVDTGVDITHPDLRDRVVTGRNFVTQIEEDQDDGTTKLVDLPDKGPLDDNGHGTHVAGIIAAAENLQGITGMAPRCKIMPIKSLAYNESGFSSDVAMGVVWAVDHGAHVINMSLGAYGGSKALEKAVAYALSKNVTVVAAMGNDRADADAGFGLSPSYPAALPGVIAVGATDGDDKSAYFSNAGRWISVSAPGDGILSTTPTYPVHGFVAQDYDEMSGTSMATPFVAGLTALMLSLTPNLTPQQLKGRLEASADDVGTPGFDTATGHGRINPMRALGMK